In Cynocephalus volans isolate mCynVol1 chromosome 3, mCynVol1.pri, whole genome shotgun sequence, one DNA window encodes the following:
- the ZNF329 gene encoding zinc finger protein 329 translates to MEGFIREGACFSILGDSWDCENREGHLRQSALTQEKPQAQETIREYPDIKGHLSTSSDLPPSQRVPTTNGFHMHDSDVESLVCDPALHSCPKSYAAKRTGDSDACGKTFNHSMEVIQLGRNQMREKPCKYPESVKSFSHFIPLGDQKIMKRGKKLYEGKDFGDIFTLSSSLNENGRSHLGEKPYKCTECDKCFKRNSSLVLHHRTHTGEKPYTCNECGKSFSKNYNLIVHQRIHTGEKPYKCSKCGKAFSDGSALTQHQRIHTGEKPYECLECGKTFNRNSSLILHQRTHTGEKPYRCNECGKPFTDISHLTVHLRIHTGEKPYECSKCGKAFRDGSYLTQHERTHTGEKPFECAVCGKSFNRNSHLIVHQKIHSGEKPYECKECGKTFIESAYLIRHQRIHTGEKPYGCDQCQKLFRNIAGLIRHQRTHTGEKPYECNQCGKAFRDSSCLTKHQRIHTKETPYQCPECGKSFKQNSHLAVHQRLHSREGPTQCPHCGKTFRRSSSLVRHQRTHSGEQTMEI, encoded by the coding sequence ATGGAAGGATTCATAAGGGAGGGTGCCTGTTTCTCCATTCTAGGTGACAGTTGGGACTGTGAGAACCGGGAGGGACATTTGAGGCAATCAGCTTTAACTCAGGAGAAACCACAGGCTCAGGAAACAATTCGTGAGTATCCTGATATCAAGGGGCATTTGAGTACAAGCTCAGACCTTCCACCATCTCAGAGAGTTCCTACAACAAATGGTTTCCATATGCATGATTCAGATGTTGAAAGTTTGGTTTGTGATCCAGCCTTACACAGTTGTCCCAAAAGCTATGCAGCTAAGAGAACTGGTGACAGTGATGCCTGTGGAAAAACCTTCAACCATTCCATGGAAGTTATTCAACTTGGAAGAAATCAAATGAGAGAGAAACCCTGTAAGTACCCGGAAAGTGTTAAATCTTTCAGCCATTTTATTCCCCTTGGTgatcaaaaaataatgaaaagaggcAAGAAACTGTATGAAGGTAAGGACTTTGGGGACATCTTTACCCTGAGCTCATCTCTTAATGAAAACGGGAGGAGTCACCTTGGagagaaaccatataaatgtaCTGAATGTGACAAATGCTTCAAACGGAACTCTTCTCTTGTTTTACATCAccgaactcacactggagagaaaccttatacctgtaatgagtgtggaaaatcCTTCTCCAAAAACTACAACCTGATTGTGCATCAAAGGATCCATACAGGAGAGAAGCCCTATAAGTGCAGtaaatgtgggaaagctttcagtGATGGGTCAGCTCTTACACAAcaccagagaattcacacaggtgaaaaGCCTTATGAATGTctagaatgtggaaaaaccttcaACCGAAATTCATCCCTGATTTTGCATCAAAGAACTCATACAGGGGAAAAACCATATAGATGTAATGAGTGTGGGAAACCCTTCACTGACATCTCTCACCTCACTGTGCATCTCAGAATCCATACTGGTGAGAAGCCCTATGAGTGTAGCAAATGTGGAAAGGCTTTCCGAGACGGCTCGTACCTCACCCAGCATGAGaggactcacactggagagaagccctttGAATGTGCAGTGTGTGGGAAATCCTTCAACCGCAATTCTCACCTTATTGTGCATCAAAAAATCCATTCTggggagaaaccctatgaatgtaaagagTGTGGGAAAACTTTCATTGAGAGTGCATATCTCATCAGGCATCAGAGGATTCATACTGGTGAGAAGCCCTATGGCTGTGACCAATGTCAGAAACTTTTCAGGAATATTGCTGGCCTCATCCGCCACCAGAGGACTCATACTGGTGAGAAGCCCTATGAGTGTAATCAGTGTGGCAAAGCTTTCAGGGACAGCTCTTGTCTGACCAAGCACCAGAGAATTCACACTAAGGAGACCCCATACCAGTGTCCAGAATGTGGGAAGTCTTTTAAGCAGAACTCTCACTTAGCAGTACATCAGAGACTCCATAGCAGAGAGGGTCCCACCCAGTGTCCTCATTGTGGAAAAACATTCAGAAGGAGC